The Lysobacter gummosus genome includes a region encoding these proteins:
- a CDS encoding threonine aldolase family protein, with protein sequence MDRRRFFALGGLAATMPLLAHIADASAATGPEPFKRVDFSADGLALSPGEYASLLQQTVAGKSLVPDYYSNGGVVEEIERRFARLLGKEAALFVPTGTLANQLAIRKLAGDRRRVLVQAESHLYNDSGDGAEILGGLNLIPLAPGHADLKLAEVRQWVERSAGGRVPMKIGAISIENPVRRCNHQMADFAELQRISAYAREQGIGLHLDGARLFNLPLHSGKSVLEHTALFDTVYVSLWKHFNAASGAILAGDAKFIDGLYHVRRMFGGSLPQAWPQVALVSRYAEGFQDEYAKAWRAAEEMIALLRADPRFKIERIPGGTCRFFMTVSGIAPEAFAERAAKRGVIVSHAVPGTGTMPLQVNPTLLRIAPAALAKVLRESASG encoded by the coding sequence ATGGACCGTCGCCGATTCTTCGCCTTGGGTGGATTGGCGGCCACGATGCCGCTGTTGGCGCACATCGCCGACGCGAGCGCCGCGACCGGGCCGGAGCCGTTCAAGCGCGTGGACTTCAGCGCCGACGGCCTGGCCCTGAGCCCGGGCGAATACGCGTCCTTGCTGCAGCAGACCGTCGCCGGCAAATCGTTGGTGCCCGACTACTACAGCAATGGCGGCGTGGTCGAGGAGATCGAACGCCGCTTCGCGCGCTTGCTCGGCAAGGAGGCGGCGCTGTTCGTGCCGACCGGAACCTTGGCCAATCAACTCGCGATCCGCAAACTCGCCGGCGACCGCCGCCGCGTGCTGGTGCAGGCCGAGAGCCATCTCTACAACGACAGCGGCGACGGCGCGGAAATCCTCGGCGGGCTGAATCTGATTCCGCTCGCGCCCGGCCACGCCGACCTCAAACTGGCCGAAGTGCGGCAATGGGTGGAGCGTTCGGCCGGCGGCCGCGTGCCGATGAAGATCGGTGCGATCTCCATCGAAAACCCGGTCAGGCGCTGCAACCACCAGATGGCCGACTTCGCCGAGCTGCAACGCATCAGCGCGTACGCGCGCGAGCAGGGGATCGGCCTGCACCTGGATGGCGCGCGCTTGTTCAATCTGCCGCTGCATTCGGGCAAGAGCGTGCTGGAACACACTGCCTTGTTCGACACGGTTTACGTATCGCTGTGGAAGCACTTCAACGCCGCATCCGGCGCAATCCTGGCCGGCGATGCCAAGTTCATCGACGGCCTGTACCACGTGCGCCGCATGTTCGGCGGCTCGCTGCCGCAGGCCTGGCCGCAGGTGGCGTTGGTGTCGCGTTACGCCGAGGGCTTTCAGGATGAGTACGCCAAGGCCTGGCGCGCCGCCGAAGAAATGATCGCGCTGTTGCGGGCCGATCCGCGATTCAAGATAGAACGCATCCCCGGCGGCACCTGCCGCTTCTTCATGACCGTCAGCGGTATCGCGCCGGAAGCGTTCGCCGAGCGCGCCGCCAAGCGCGGGGTGATCGTGTCCCACGCGGTGCCCGGTACCGGCACCATGCCTTTGCAGGTCAATCCGACCTTGTTGCGGATCGCGCCGGCGGCGTTGGCCAAAGTGCTGCGGGAGTCCGCCAGCGGTTGA
- the gcvP gene encoding aminomethyl-transferring glycine dehydrogenase encodes MTNVSLRALEHHDAFIERHIGPNDAEIGHMLGKVGYDSLEALTDAIVPGSIKSTQPLALPAAISEVEALAKIRAIATRNQVFRSFIGRGYYGTHTPNVILRNILENPAWYTAYTPYQAEISQGRMEALINFQTMIADLTGMEIANASLLDEGTAAAEAMTLAKRSAKSKSNTFFVSKNIHPQTLEVLRTRAEPLDIELHIGDDADALKVEAYGVLLQYPDTFGGVHDYQAVSDAVHARGGIVAIASDLLALTLLKAPGEFGADIVVGNTQRFGVPFGFGGPHAGFMACRDAYKRSMPGRLIGVSVDTDGKPAYRLTLQTREQHIRREKATSNICTAQVLLAVMASMYAVYHGPDGLTRIARRIHRQAAILAAALRKAGVQVANGFFDTLHISGVDAKAIHAKASAASINLRAIDAGSVGLSLDETVNRDDLTALAGLFGATLDIDALDASTADAIPASLVRKSSFLQHPVFNTHHSEHELLRYMRSLADKDLAMDRTMIPLGSCTMKLNATAEMIPVTWPEFGNIHPLAPAEQTTGYKQLIDELEAMLVECTGYDAVSLQPNSGAQGEYAGLLAIRAYHRSRGEGHRDICLIPDSAHGTNPASAQMCGMTVVVTKTDSNGNVDVEDIRRNAEKYSDRLAAIMMTYPSTHGVFEEEVVEICEIIHKHGGQVYTDGANMNALVGVAKPGKWGSDVSHLNLHKTFCIPHGGGGPGVGPCAVKSHLAPFLPNTVDGEGVVGMVSAASFGSASILPISWMYITLMGTAGLRKATQVALLNANYIATRLAPHYETLYTGRNGLVAHECILDLRPIKDATGISAEDVAKRLIDFGFHAPTLSFPVAGTLMVEPTESESQHELDRFIDAMIQIRDEIRAVEDGRLDREDNPLKHAPHTATQVTASEWAHAYPRELAAFPLPSLKLQKYWPPVSRVDNVYGDKNVMCACIPIDAYREEEAEA; translated from the coding sequence ATGACGAACGTATCCCTGCGCGCTCTCGAGCACCACGACGCTTTCATCGAGCGCCACATCGGCCCCAACGACGCCGAGATCGGCCACATGCTGGGCAAGGTCGGCTACGACTCGCTCGAAGCGCTGACCGACGCCATCGTCCCCGGTTCGATCAAATCGACCCAGCCGCTGGCCCTGCCGGCGGCGATCAGCGAAGTCGAAGCGCTCGCCAAGATCCGCGCCATCGCCACCCGGAACCAGGTGTTCCGCAGCTTCATCGGCCGCGGCTACTACGGCACCCACACCCCGAACGTCATCCTGCGCAACATCCTGGAGAACCCGGCGTGGTACACGGCCTACACGCCGTACCAGGCGGAAATCTCGCAGGGCCGCATGGAAGCGCTGATCAACTTCCAGACCATGATCGCCGACCTGACCGGGATGGAGATCGCCAACGCCTCGCTGCTGGACGAAGGCACCGCCGCGGCCGAAGCGATGACCCTGGCCAAGCGTTCGGCCAAGTCGAAGTCCAACACCTTCTTCGTCTCCAAGAACATCCATCCGCAGACCCTGGAAGTGCTGCGCACGCGCGCCGAGCCGCTCGACATCGAGCTGCACATCGGCGACGACGCCGACGCGCTCAAGGTCGAAGCCTACGGCGTGCTGCTGCAATACCCGGACACCTTCGGCGGCGTGCACGACTACCAGGCCGTGTCCGACGCGGTGCACGCGCGCGGCGGCATCGTCGCGATCGCCAGCGATCTGCTCGCGCTGACCCTGCTCAAGGCGCCGGGCGAATTCGGCGCCGACATCGTGGTCGGCAACACCCAGCGCTTCGGCGTGCCGTTCGGCTTCGGCGGCCCGCACGCCGGCTTCATGGCCTGCCGCGATGCGTACAAGCGCTCGATGCCGGGCCGCCTGATCGGCGTGTCGGTCGACACCGACGGCAAGCCAGCCTACCGCCTGACCCTGCAGACCCGCGAGCAGCACATCCGCCGCGAGAAGGCCACCTCCAACATCTGCACCGCGCAGGTGCTGCTGGCGGTCATGGCCAGCATGTACGCGGTCTACCACGGCCCCGACGGCCTGACCCGCATCGCCCGCCGCATCCACCGCCAGGCCGCGATCCTCGCCGCCGCGCTGCGCAAGGCCGGCGTGCAAGTCGCGAACGGTTTCTTCGACACCCTGCACATCAGCGGCGTCGATGCCAAGGCGATCCACGCCAAGGCCAGCGCCGCCTCGATCAACCTGCGCGCGATCGACGCGGGCAGCGTCGGCCTGAGCCTGGACGAAACCGTCAACCGCGACGATCTGACCGCGCTGGCCGGCCTGTTCGGCGCCACGCTCGACATCGACGCGCTCGACGCCTCCACCGCCGATGCCATTCCGGCGTCGCTGGTGCGCAAGTCCTCGTTCCTGCAGCACCCGGTGTTCAACACCCACCACAGCGAACACGAACTGCTGCGCTACATGCGCTCGCTGGCCGACAAAGATCTGGCGATGGACCGCACGATGATCCCGCTGGGCTCGTGCACGATGAAACTCAACGCCACCGCCGAGATGATCCCGGTGACCTGGCCGGAGTTCGGCAACATCCATCCGCTCGCCCCGGCCGAACAGACCACCGGCTACAAGCAGCTGATCGATGAGCTCGAAGCGATGCTGGTGGAATGCACCGGCTACGACGCGGTCAGCCTGCAGCCCAACTCCGGCGCGCAGGGCGAATACGCCGGCCTGCTGGCGATCCGCGCCTATCACCGCTCGCGCGGCGAGGGCCATCGCGACATCTGCCTGATCCCCGATTCGGCGCACGGCACCAACCCGGCCTCGGCGCAGATGTGCGGCATGACCGTGGTCGTGACCAAGACCGACAGCAACGGCAACGTCGATGTCGAAGACATCCGCCGCAACGCCGAGAAGTACAGCGACCGCCTGGCCGCGATCATGATGACCTACCCGTCCACGCACGGCGTGTTCGAGGAAGAGGTGGTCGAGATCTGCGAGATCATCCACAAGCACGGCGGTCAGGTGTACACCGACGGCGCCAACATGAACGCCCTGGTCGGCGTGGCCAAGCCCGGCAAGTGGGGCTCGGACGTGTCGCACCTCAACCTGCACAAGACCTTCTGCATTCCGCACGGCGGCGGCGGCCCGGGCGTCGGCCCGTGCGCGGTGAAGTCGCACCTCGCGCCGTTCCTGCCCAACACGGTGGATGGCGAAGGCGTGGTCGGCATGGTCAGCGCGGCGAGCTTCGGCTCTGCCAGCATCCTGCCGATCTCGTGGATGTACATCACCCTGATGGGCACCGCGGGCCTGCGCAAGGCCACCCAGGTCGCGCTGCTCAACGCCAACTACATCGCCACGCGCCTGGCGCCGCATTACGAGACGCTGTACACCGGCCGCAACGGACTGGTCGCGCACGAGTGCATCCTCGACCTGCGCCCGATCAAGGACGCCACCGGCATCAGCGCCGAGGACGTCGCCAAGCGCCTGATCGACTTCGGCTTCCACGCCCCGACCCTGAGCTTCCCGGTCGCCGGCACCTTGATGGTCGAGCCGACCGAGAGCGAATCGCAGCACGAACTGGACCGCTTCATCGACGCGATGATCCAGATCCGCGACGAAATCCGCGCGGTCGAAGACGGCCGCCTGGACCGCGAGGACAACCCGCTCAAGCACGCCCCGCACACCGCCACGCAAGTCACCGCGAGCGAGTGGGCCCACGCCTACCCGCGCGAACTGGCCGCGTTCCCGCTGCCGTCGCTGAAGCTGCAGAAGTACTGGCCGCCGGTATCGCGCGTGGACAACGTCTACGGCGACAAGAACGTCATGTGCGCGTGCATTCCGATCGATGCGTACAGGGAAGAGGAGGCCGAGGCGTAA
- a CDS encoding VOC family protein — protein MSARPFQLLQLDHVVLRVRDTAAMIAFYCDVLGCSVERRQDAIGLVQLRAGSSLIDLVDVEGKIGRMGGAAPGEQARNMDHLCLRAEPFDRDAIVEHLQAHGVRIGDFGSRYGAEGEGPSQYLFDPEGNLVELKGPPDQVPIDTHAPNAAT, from the coding sequence ATGAGCGCCCGGCCGTTCCAGCTATTGCAACTCGACCACGTGGTGCTGCGCGTGCGCGACACCGCGGCGATGATCGCCTTCTATTGCGACGTCCTGGGCTGCAGCGTCGAGCGGCGCCAGGACGCCATCGGCCTGGTGCAGTTGCGCGCCGGTTCCTCGCTGATCGACCTGGTCGATGTCGAAGGCAAGATCGGCCGCATGGGCGGAGCCGCGCCCGGCGAGCAGGCGCGCAACATGGATCATCTGTGCCTGCGCGCCGAACCTTTCGATCGCGACGCCATCGTCGAGCATTTGCAGGCCCACGGCGTGCGCATCGGCGACTTCGGCTCGCGCTACGGCGCCGAGGGCGAAGGCCCGTCGCAGTATTTGTTCGATCCGGAAGGCAATCTGGTCGAACTCAAGGGGCCGCCGGACCAGGTGCCGATCGACACCCACGCCCCCAACGCAGCGACCTGA
- a CDS encoding multidrug effflux MFS transporter: MSPDAGTSVKAPSLRRLTLLLGGLAMFGPFSIDTIFPAFAVMGTELNADKLQMQQTISVYLAAYALMSIVHGPLSDAIGRRKVIIGGLTVFTLASAACALSTDLPTLLFCRAIQGLSAGVGLIVGRAVIRDLLHGDDAQRLMSQVMMVFGIAPAIAPIIGEWILGRAHWPAIFWFLVAFSVLLLASVIFLLPETHPPQARLALKPKRLLRDYVAIFLNPRFQRLTAVGAFNFGALFLYIASAPAFVYDLLKVESLAWFFVPTIGGMVLGSFVSGRAAGKISGDRLVNFGFGFCALALAINLGYNLWTDTPQVPWAVIPMCIGAFGIALVFPIVTLSILDMYPHQRGSASSLQAFAGLVVNALMAGAISPLLSDSVLHLAIAASVLTAVAWGFWRREAWVSKAACARIPEDAVVVEPQDSI; encoded by the coding sequence ATGAGCCCCGACGCCGGAACCTCCGTAAAAGCCCCGTCGCTGCGCCGGCTGACCTTGTTGCTCGGCGGCCTGGCCATGTTCGGGCCGTTCTCGATCGACACCATCTTCCCGGCGTTCGCGGTAATGGGCACCGAGTTGAACGCCGACAAGCTGCAGATGCAGCAGACCATCAGCGTCTATCTGGCCGCGTATGCGCTGATGAGCATCGTGCACGGGCCGCTGTCGGATGCGATCGGGCGGCGCAAGGTGATCATCGGCGGATTGACGGTGTTCACCCTGGCGTCGGCGGCTTGCGCCTTGTCCACGGATCTGCCTACTTTGCTTTTTTGTCGCGCGATCCAGGGGCTTTCGGCGGGTGTCGGCCTGATCGTCGGCCGCGCGGTGATCCGCGACCTGCTGCACGGCGACGATGCGCAACGGTTGATGAGCCAGGTGATGATGGTGTTCGGCATCGCTCCGGCGATCGCGCCGATCATCGGCGAATGGATTCTGGGCCGGGCGCATTGGCCGGCGATCTTCTGGTTCCTGGTCGCCTTCTCGGTGCTGCTGCTGGCCTCGGTGATCTTTCTTCTGCCGGAAACCCATCCGCCGCAGGCGCGGCTGGCGCTCAAGCCCAAGCGTCTGTTGCGCGACTATGTCGCGATCTTCCTCAATCCGCGGTTCCAGCGCCTGACCGCGGTCGGCGCCTTCAATTTCGGCGCATTGTTCCTGTACATCGCCTCGGCGCCGGCGTTCGTATACGACCTGCTCAAGGTGGAGTCGCTGGCGTGGTTCTTCGTGCCGACCATCGGCGGCATGGTGCTGGGCTCGTTCGTATCCGGGCGCGCGGCCGGCAAGATCAGCGGCGACCGCCTGGTCAACTTCGGCTTCGGTTTCTGCGCGCTCGCGCTGGCGATCAACCTGGGCTACAACCTGTGGACCGATACGCCGCAGGTGCCGTGGGCGGTGATCCCGATGTGCATCGGCGCGTTCGGCATCGCCCTGGTGTTCCCGATCGTGACTCTGTCGATCCTGGACATGTACCCGCACCAGCGTGGCTCGGCCTCGTCGCTGCAGGCCTTCGCCGGGTTGGTGGTCAATGCGCTGATGGCCGGGGCGATCTCGCCTTTGCTCAGCGACAGCGTGTTGCATCTGGCGATCGCCGCTTCGGTGTTGACCGCGGTGGCCTGGGGATTCTGGCGTCGGGAGGCTTGGGTGTCCAAGGCGGCCTGCGCGCGTATTCCGGAGGATGCGGTGGTGGTGGAGCCGCAGGATTCGATTTAA
- a CDS encoding phosphocholine-specific phospholipase C yields the protein MTDQPDSPRDTQRRDFLRGAAGATAAGVALNLFPPAIQKALAIPAARVTGTIRDVKHVVILMQENRSFDHYFGAMRGVRGFGDRFPIPLPSGKPVWQQATAQGREIQPYHIDTKTTSAQRIGGTPHTWPDAQAAWNNGLMDKWLPAKTERSLGHYQQADIPFQYALANAFTLCDAYHCSQQTGTNPNRLFLWTGTNNPAADRGGPAIVNTFDDSGPASEGYFWTTYPERLEQAGVSWKLYQDMDDNFSDNPLEGFRQFRAALPGSGLAEKALKTWTLEDLAADVRSGQLPQVSWLVAPAKYSEHPGPSAPIWGADYTARVLDALTADPDVWASTVLIVNFDENDGFFDHMPPPAPPSLDANNAQIGGSTVDLRGEHHTARSGPSHGTSSDPAIYYNRPYGLGPRVPMYVISPWSRGGWINSQVFDHTSVIRFLEKRFGVVEPNISAWRRAVCGDLTTAFNFFDPNHEPIPSLPDTSDADRIVAEQSRLPAPKPPAVSGAPQQERGIKPSRALPYDLHVGERVDRDNRRLRLSFANSGRVAVVFHVYDLLDPNAIPRRYTVEPGKSLHGEWSLKTHGARAYALKVFAPNGFYREFRGSLHGVNPSVTTVPDLRLRRRKLILALRNPHRKPLRLDITDQYGLYESRLERLGAGALRYRAIKLDESQQWYDFVLTDANDPEYYRRVAGRLETGEHGITDPGLI from the coding sequence ATGACCGACCAGCCCGACTCCCCGCGCGACACCCAGCGCCGCGATTTCCTGCGCGGCGCCGCCGGCGCCACCGCCGCCGGCGTGGCCCTGAACCTGTTCCCGCCCGCCATCCAGAAAGCGCTCGCGATCCCCGCCGCGCGCGTCACCGGCACCATCCGCGACGTCAAGCACGTGGTGATCCTGATGCAGGAGAACCGCTCGTTCGATCATTACTTCGGCGCGATGCGCGGCGTGCGCGGCTTCGGCGATCGCTTCCCGATTCCGCTGCCCAGCGGCAAGCCGGTGTGGCAGCAGGCCACCGCGCAAGGCCGCGAAATCCAGCCGTATCACATCGACACCAAGACCACGAGCGCGCAGCGCATCGGCGGCACCCCGCACACCTGGCCCGACGCGCAGGCGGCCTGGAACAACGGCCTGATGGACAAATGGCTGCCGGCCAAGACCGAACGCTCGCTCGGCCACTATCAACAAGCCGACATCCCGTTCCAGTACGCGCTCGCCAACGCCTTCACCCTGTGCGACGCCTACCACTGCTCGCAGCAGACCGGCACCAATCCCAATCGCCTGTTCCTGTGGACCGGCACCAACAACCCGGCCGCCGATCGCGGCGGCCCCGCCATCGTCAACACCTTCGACGATTCCGGCCCGGCCAGCGAAGGCTATTTCTGGACCACCTATCCCGAGCGCCTGGAACAGGCGGGCGTGAGCTGGAAGCTGTATCAGGACATGGACGACAACTTTTCCGACAACCCGCTGGAAGGTTTCCGCCAGTTCCGCGCCGCGCTGCCGGGTTCGGGTTTGGCGGAGAAAGCCCTGAAAACCTGGACCCTGGAAGATTTGGCCGCGGACGTGCGCAGCGGCCAGTTGCCGCAGGTGTCGTGGCTGGTCGCGCCGGCCAAGTACTCCGAGCATCCCGGCCCGTCGGCGCCGATCTGGGGCGCGGACTACACCGCGCGCGTGCTCGATGCGCTCACCGCCGATCCGGACGTTTGGGCGAGCACGGTGCTGATCGTCAACTTCGACGAGAACGACGGCTTCTTCGACCACATGCCGCCGCCGGCGCCGCCGTCGCTGGACGCGAACAATGCGCAGATCGGCGGCTCCACGGTCGATCTGCGCGGCGAACATCACACCGCGCGCAGCGGCCCTTCGCACGGCACCTCCAGCGATCCGGCGATCTACTACAACCGTCCCTACGGCCTGGGCCCGCGCGTGCCGATGTACGTGATCTCGCCGTGGAGCCGCGGCGGCTGGATCAACTCGCAGGTGTTCGATCACACCTCGGTGATCCGCTTCCTGGAAAAACGCTTCGGCGTGGTCGAGCCGAACATCAGCGCGTGGCGCCGCGCGGTCTGCGGCGATCTCACCACCGCGTTCAACTTCTTCGATCCCAATCACGAACCGATCCCGAGCCTGCCCGACACCAGCGACGCCGATCGCATCGTCGCCGAACAAAGCCGCCTGCCCGCGCCGAAGCCGCCGGCGGTATCCGGCGCGCCGCAGCAGGAGCGCGGAATCAAGCCTTCGCGCGCATTGCCGTACGACTTGCACGTCGGCGAGCGCGTGGACCGCGACAACCGCCGCCTGCGCCTGAGCTTCGCCAACAGCGGCCGGGTCGCGGTGGTGTTCCATGTTTACGACTTGCTCGATCCCAATGCGATCCCGCGCCGCTACACGGTCGAGCCGGGCAAGTCGCTGCACGGCGAGTGGTCGCTCAAGACCCACGGCGCCCGCGCCTACGCTTTGAAGGTGTTCGCGCCGAACGGTTTCTACCGCGAATTCCGCGGCTCATTGCATGGCGTCAACCCGAGCGTGACTACCGTGCCCGACCTGCGCCTGCGCCGTCGCAAGCTGATCCTGGCGTTGCGCAACCCGCATCGCAAGCCGCTGCGGCTGGATATTACGGATCAGTACGGCTTGTACGAATCGCGCCTGGAGCGGCTGGGTGCCGGCGCGTTGCGTTATCGCGCGATCAAGCTGGACGAAAGCCAGCAGTGGTACGACTTCGTGCTGACCGATGCGAACGATCCAGAGTATTACCGCCGGGTAGCGGGGCGCTTGGAGACCGGTGAGCATGGCATCACCGATCCGGGATTGATCTGA